In Natator depressus isolate rNatDep1 chromosome 17, rNatDep2.hap1, whole genome shotgun sequence, one genomic interval encodes:
- the RPL23A gene encoding large ribosomal subunit protein uL23: protein MAPKAKKEAVPAKTEAKSKALKAKKAVLKGVHSHKKKKIRTSPTFRRPKTLRLRRQPKYPRKSAPRRNKLDHYAIIKFPLTTESAMKKIEDNNTLVFIVDVKANKHQIKQAVKKLYDIDVAKVNTLIRPDGEKKAYVRLAPDYDALDVANKIGII, encoded by the exons ATGGCGCCGAAGGCGAAGAAGGAGG CTGTCCCCGCTAAGACAGAGGCAAAATCCAAGGCTCTGAAAGCTAAAAAGGCTGTCTTGAAAGGAGTCCACAGTCACAAGAAGAAGAAAATCAGGACATCTCCCACCTTCAGAAGGCCCAAAACTTTACGATTACGGAGACAGCCCAAATATCCTAGGAAGAGTGCTCCTCGGAGGAACAA GCTTGACCACTATGCCATTATCAAGTTCCCTCTGACCACAGAGTCCGCCATGAAGAAGATAGAGGATAACAACACCCTGGTCTTCATTGTAGATGTCAAGGCCAACAAACATCAGATCAAACAGGCTGTCAAGAAGCTGTATGATATTGATGTGGCCAAGGTGAACACACTGATCCG GCCCGATGGTGAGAAGAAGGCTTATGTCCGTCTTGCTCCAGACTATGATGCGTTGGATGTAGCCAACAAG aTTGGAATAATCTAA